Proteins co-encoded in one Arthrobacter sp. ERGS1:01 genomic window:
- a CDS encoding PspA/IM30 family protein, which yields MAKQSIFGRIAQLAKANINSLLDSAEDPEKMLDQMVRDYKENITEAESAVAQTIGNLRMLEDDYNEDVKAAQDWGTKALAASRKADEYRTAGNPVDAQKFDNLAKVALQRQISSENEAKASAPNIAAQTDVVDKLKTGLTQMQGKLTELSSKRNELIARSKTAEAQTQVHDALKSIDIMDPTSEVSRFEEKIRREEAKVRGQNELAASSLDAQFNSLEDLGEQTEVEARLAALKSGGVPAPAAITAASDSDTVDEADFDKL from the coding sequence ATGGCTAAGCAGTCAATTTTCGGCCGAATCGCGCAGTTGGCCAAGGCAAACATCAACTCCTTGCTGGACTCGGCGGAGGATCCGGAAAAGATGCTGGACCAGATGGTTCGCGACTACAAGGAAAACATCACCGAGGCCGAGAGCGCCGTTGCCCAGACCATCGGCAATCTGCGCATGCTGGAGGACGACTACAACGAGGACGTCAAGGCCGCCCAGGACTGGGGCACCAAGGCCCTGGCCGCGAGCCGCAAGGCCGACGAATACCGGACCGCCGGCAACCCCGTGGACGCGCAGAAGTTCGACAACCTGGCCAAGGTGGCCCTGCAGCGCCAGATCAGCTCCGAGAACGAGGCCAAGGCGTCGGCTCCCAACATCGCTGCCCAGACCGACGTCGTCGACAAGCTCAAGACCGGCCTGACCCAGATGCAGGGCAAGCTGACCGAGCTCTCCAGCAAGCGCAATGAGCTCATCGCCCGTTCCAAGACGGCCGAGGCCCAGACCCAGGTCCACGATGCCTTGAAGAGCATCGACATCATGGACCCCACGAGCGAGGTCAGCCGTTTCGAGGAGAAGATCCGGCGCGAAGAGGCCAAGGTGCGCGGTCAGAACGAACTCGCCGCCTCCAGCCTTGACGCCCAGTTCAACAGCCTTGAGGACCTGGGTGAGCAAACCGAGGTGGAGGCCCGCCTGGCCGCCCTGAAGTCCGGCGGCGTCCCCGCCCCGGCCGCGATCACCGCGGCGTCCGACTCGGACACGGTTGACGAGGCGGACTTCGACAAGCTGTAA